A section of the Flavobacterium ardleyense genome encodes:
- a CDS encoding MATE family efflux transporter, giving the protein MNFKTYTKEFSYNLKLAYPIILGMLGHTLIGIVDNIMVGSLGSNELAAVSLGNSMVFIAMSVGIGFSTAITPIIAEADAAKNTSKVRAAFHHGMMLCIALGFGLFAIMLLAKPLMGLLNQPEEVTAMAMPYLDLVGFSLIPLVIYQGYKQFADGLSLTKYSMYAMIMANVIHVILNYLLIYGIWIFPKMGILGAAVGTVISRILMVIFMHVILSKNPKLKEYFTGFKISTISKELFRKIASIGAPSAMQMLFEVALFTASVWLCGTIGASSQAANQVALSLASLTFMFAMGLSVTAMIRVSNQKGLGDYKKLLIVSRSIFLLAIMIEFLFAGLFIAFHKVLPILFLNPNDLQEGLTNAEVVGIASKLLIIAAIFQISDGIQVVVLGALRGLQDVKVPMYMTFVAYWVLGFPISFYLGIYTDLGAVGVWIGLLVGLTAAAIFLYIRFTKLTKKLILRNTIQPILNS; this is encoded by the coding sequence TTGAATTTTAAAACATACACAAAAGAGTTCTCCTATAATCTTAAACTTGCGTATCCTATAATATTAGGAATGCTTGGGCATACACTTATTGGGATAGTGGATAATATAATGGTGGGAAGCCTAGGAAGTAATGAACTTGCCGCGGTCTCGCTCGGAAATAGTATGGTATTTATAGCGATGTCTGTAGGGATTGGTTTTTCCACTGCGATTACTCCGATAATTGCCGAAGCGGATGCTGCCAAAAACACCAGTAAAGTAAGAGCTGCTTTCCACCACGGAATGATGCTTTGTATCGCGCTAGGTTTTGGACTTTTTGCAATTATGCTTCTTGCAAAACCTCTGATGGGATTACTAAATCAGCCCGAAGAAGTGACTGCTATGGCGATGCCATATCTAGATTTGGTAGGATTTTCGTTGATTCCTCTTGTGATTTATCAAGGATATAAACAATTTGCCGATGGATTATCGCTAACAAAATATTCGATGTATGCGATGATTATGGCGAATGTGATTCACGTAATCTTGAACTACTTATTAATTTATGGAATTTGGATTTTTCCAAAAATGGGAATTCTCGGTGCCGCGGTTGGTACGGTAATCTCGCGAATCTTAATGGTAATTTTTATGCACGTGATTCTTTCCAAAAATCCAAAACTCAAAGAATATTTTACTGGCTTCAAAATATCAACTATTAGTAAGGAACTTTTCAGAAAAATCGCCAGTATTGGAGCGCCTTCGGCAATGCAAATGCTATTTGAAGTGGCATTGTTTACTGCATCGGTTTGGCTCTGTGGAACAATTGGCGCAAGTAGTCAGGCGGCAAATCAGGTGGCTTTAAGCTTGGCATCATTGACATTTATGTTTGCGATGGGATTGAGTGTAACCGCGATGATTCGCGTGAGCAATCAGAAGGGACTTGGTGATTATAAAAAACTGCTAATTGTTTCTCGATCAATATTTTTACTCGCAATAATGATTGAATTTCTGTTCGCGGGACTTTTTATCGCATTCCACAAAGTATTACCAATTTTATTCCTAAATCCAAACGACTTACAGGAAGGACTGACCAACGCCGAAGTGGTGGGAATTGCTTCCAAATTATTGATCATTGCGGCGATTTTCCAAATCTCGGACGGAATTCAAGTGGTAGTTTTGGGTGCTTTGCGCGGATTGCAAGACGTGAAAGTTCCGATGTATATGACCTTTGTTGCTTACTGGGTTTTAGGATTTCCGATTTCGTTTTACTTGGGAATTTATACAGATTTGGGAGCCGTAGGAGTTTGGATAGGACTTCTAGTTGGACTAACAGCGGCGGCAATATTTTTGTATATTCGCTTTACAAAACTGACCAAAAAATTGATCTTAAGAAACACAATTCAACCTATACTTAATTCTTAA